The Strix aluco isolate bStrAlu1 chromosome Z, bStrAlu1.hap1, whole genome shotgun sequence genome contains a region encoding:
- the KDM4C gene encoding lysine-specific demethylase 4C isoform X17 — translation MAAVISDGPPNPSCKIMIFRPSMDEFREFNKYLVYMESQGAHRAGVAKVIPPKEWKPRKHYNDIEDLVIPAPIQQMVTGQSGLFTQYNVQKKPMTVKEFKQLANSDKYRTPRYIDYEDLERKYWKNLTFVAPIYGADINGSIYDEVCLAFYEVYLFQPSF, via the exons ATGGCGGCTGTCATCTCAGATGGTCCTCCAAACCCAAGCTGCAAAATCATGATTTTTAGGCCTTCGATGGATGAATTCAGGGAGTTCAACAAATATTTAGTGTACATGGAATCACAAGGTGCTCACAGAGCTGGAGTTGCAAAG GTTATCCCACCAAAGGAGTGGAAGCCAAGAAAACATTATAATGATATTGAAGATTTGGTAATTCCTGCTCCAATTCAGCAGATGGTCACTGGCCAGTCAGGGCTCTTCACACAGTACAACGTTCAGAAAAAGCCAATGACAGTGAAGGAGTTTAAGCAGCTGGCCAACAGTGACAA ATACCGCACTCCAAGATATATAGATTATGAAGATCTGGAGCGTAAATACTGGAAGAACTTGACTTTTGTGGCACCGATTTATGGAGCAGATATCAATGGGAGCATTTATGATGAAGTATGCCTAGCTTTTTATGAAGTTTATCTCTTCCAGCCCTCTTTTTAA